The Marinilongibacter aquaticus genome has a window encoding:
- a CDS encoding MOSC domain-containing protein, whose product MIISQIFIYPVKSLAGIAMENSAVTDRGLQYDRRWLLIDELGMQITQRTQPELVLFQPEISKDTLHITHKPSGSTVSFPLKGTTEIQIKVQVWDDVFESLEVDGQVSHWFSHILKKKVRLVFQPDTTERKVDPKYARNGQEIVSAADGYPVLIISQASLNDLNSRLLKPVDMLRFRPNIVLDDCHAFAEDDLQKVAIGEAELIGVKNCARCIMITNDLQQAQLGKEPLRTLSQYRRQGQKVLFGRNFLVGKEGKIAIKDNLRTL is encoded by the coding sequence CCGCGGCTTGCAATATGATCGGCGTTGGCTTTTGATTGATGAATTGGGAATGCAAATCACGCAACGCACTCAGCCCGAACTCGTTTTATTCCAGCCCGAAATTTCAAAGGATACATTGCACATCACGCACAAACCAAGCGGAAGCACCGTTTCTTTTCCCCTGAAAGGCACTACGGAAATACAGATAAAGGTTCAGGTATGGGATGATGTTTTTGAAAGCCTTGAAGTCGATGGGCAAGTGAGCCATTGGTTTTCGCACATTTTGAAGAAAAAAGTACGCTTGGTCTTCCAACCGGACACGACAGAGCGAAAAGTCGATCCAAAATATGCTCGCAATGGGCAAGAAATTGTAAGTGCTGCCGACGGCTATCCTGTGTTGATTATCAGCCAAGCCAGCCTGAATGACTTGAACAGCCGCTTGCTGAAACCTGTAGATATGCTTCGTTTTCGTCCCAATATTGTGCTCGACGACTGTCACGCATTTGCCGAAGACGATTTGCAGAAAGTGGCTATTGGCGAGGCCGAATTGATTGGAGTAAAAAATTGTGCTCGCTGCATCATGATCACCAACGATTTGCAACAGGCTCAATTGGGAAAAGAGCCACTTCGCACGCTTAGCCAATACAGGCGACAGGGCCAAAAAGTGCTTTTCGGGCGAAATTTCCTAGTGGGCAAAGAAGGTAAAATAGCAATAAAAGACAATTTGCGAACCCTTTAG